Proteins from a single region of Candidatus Woesearchaeota archaeon:
- a CDS encoding ATPase: MARRKIREFDAKRIITQQLKHSAPNCNISWKAALITPETNLNSLIKEHSWLTNTQLVIKPDQLFGKRAKYGLVLVNANWQQVLTYLEKYQNQPFKINNITDNLTHFIIEPFVPHKEEFYLSFTSERNNDLIYFYDQGGYEIEDRWDKVTKIEVPTQAKEINWPTQITQKHPTLIPFMNSLFQIYRDLDFTYLELNPFTITKNNTNNTTISLLDCVANVDDYAIFKQEKMWNIPVFPREFGKKLYPQEEYIEQIDQNSGASLKLTVLNPKGKIWNILGGGGASIIYLDMISNLGKGNDIGNYGESSGNPTTNEFYEYTKTILDCMLQDSTKGKILFIVGGIANFTDVAKTFAGAIKALEEYHQKLKEAQIHICVRRGGPNYEVGLAQIEKVAKRLGLSIEVYGPSTPMPAVIQTGVKALR; this comes from the coding sequence ATGGCTCGCCGTAAAATCCGAGAGTTTGATGCAAAAAGAATCATCACTCAACAGCTTAAGCACTCTGCTCCAAATTGTAACATCAGCTGGAAAGCTGCCCTCATTACACCAGAAACAAACCTTAATTCCCTTATCAAAGAACATTCTTGGCTCACGAACACACAACTAGTAATCAAACCAGACCAACTCTTTGGCAAGCGTGCTAAATATGGATTAGTCTTAGTCAATGCCAACTGGCAGCAAGTTCTCACTTATCTTGAAAAATATCAAAATCAACCATTCAAAATTAACAACATAACAGACAACCTCACTCATTTCATTATCGAACCATTTGTCCCACATAAGGAAGAATTCTATCTTTCGTTTACATCAGAAAGAAACAATGATCTAATTTACTTCTATGACCAAGGGGGTTATGAGATCGAAGACCGCTGGGATAAAGTAACCAAGATTGAAGTGCCAACGCAAGCAAAAGAAATCAACTGGCCAACACAAATCACACAAAAACATCCCACATTAATTCCATTCATGAACTCCCTCTTTCAAATCTATCGCGATCTTGATTTTACGTATCTTGAACTCAACCCCTTCACCATCACAAAGAACAATACAAACAATACCACCATCTCACTTCTGGACTGTGTTGCGAATGTAGATGACTACGCCATTTTCAAACAAGAAAAAATGTGGAACATACCCGTATTTCCTCGCGAATTTGGAAAAAAACTCTATCCACAAGAAGAGTACATTGAACAAATCGACCAAAACAGTGGTGCATCCCTCAAACTCACAGTTCTCAATCCCAAAGGTAAAATCTGGAACATTCTTGGTGGTGGTGGTGCTAGTATTATTTACTTAGATATGATCAGCAACTTAGGCAAAGGCAACGATATTGGTAATTACGGCGAATCCAGCGGCAACCCCACGACTAATGAATTTTATGAATACACCAAAACAATTCTGGACTGCATGCTCCAAGATTCAACCAAAGGTAAGATCCTTTTTATTGTTGGTGGCATTGCTAATTTTACTGATGTAGCCAAAACGTTTGCTGGTGCTATTAAAGCATTAGAAGAATATCATCAAAAGCTCAAAGAAGCGCAAATCCATATTTGCGTACGTCGCGGCGGACCAAATTATGAAGTTGGCTTAGCACAGATCGAAAAAGTGGCAAAGCGACTCGGCCTTTCCATTGAAGTATATGGACCCTCAACACCTATGCCCGCAGTGATTCAAACTGGGGTGAAAGCACTACGATGA
- a CDS encoding ATP citrate synthase produces the protein MLNKYSKRQPYELFTKDSQTFFLNLKEEPVQRMLDFDFLSKRTTPSIAAIIHSGRRGYHKAFFGATEILLPIYPTLHEAVQNHPAIDSIINFASFRSAYQSSKEAILTPSIKTITIVAEGIPERQVKELIAIAKEHHKTIIGPATVGALVAGQFRVGHAGGMIENILKAKLYRPGSVGYVSKSGGMMNEMFHIISRATDGIYEGVAIGGDVFPGSTLLDHILRFEQNPNIKMIIALGELGGRAEYEIIEAKQQKKITKPIVMWVSGTCANLFPFSVQFGHAGAKANKDEETAQAKNKALKNAGITVPENFESFEATIHKVYNELVLQKKIMPKTETQPPAIPQDYNQLVKQGLVRRPSSFTSTISDDRGDEPTYNKIPISTVVEKNLSVGDVIGLLWFKKQLPPYFSKFLSECIILCADHGPAVATAHNAMVAARAGKDVISSLIAGLSTIGPVHGGAIDDAVKYFKDAVDRKLTPAVFIEEMKQKGIRIPGIGHRVKSKKNPDKRVELLKDFAKKNFPQTKYLQYALSVEDETTKKADSLILNVDGTIAALFLDVLEGSKLFSDDEIKDIVAVGYMNGIFAVSRSIGIIGHILDQKRLGEGLYRHPTDDICYL, from the coding sequence ATGCTAAACAAATACTCCAAACGTCAACCTTACGAACTCTTCACGAAAGACTCACAGACATTCTTCCTCAATCTCAAAGAAGAACCAGTACAACGTATGCTTGACTTCGACTTCCTCTCTAAACGAACAACGCCAAGTATTGCTGCAATCATTCACTCTGGACGCCGAGGGTACCACAAAGCGTTTTTTGGAGCAACAGAGATCTTGCTTCCTATCTATCCAACTCTGCACGAAGCAGTACAAAATCACCCAGCAATCGATTCCATCATTAACTTTGCATCCTTTCGCTCCGCGTATCAATCATCTAAAGAAGCCATTCTCACTCCATCAATCAAAACTATCACTATCGTTGCAGAAGGAATTCCTGAACGCCAAGTCAAAGAACTTATTGCAATCGCCAAAGAACATCACAAAACGATCATTGGTCCAGCAACCGTTGGTGCACTTGTTGCAGGACAATTTCGTGTGGGCCATGCTGGTGGAATGATTGAAAACATTCTCAAAGCAAAACTCTACCGACCAGGCAGCGTAGGATATGTCTCTAAATCTGGCGGCATGATGAATGAGATGTTTCATATCATTTCACGCGCCACAGATGGAATCTATGAAGGAGTGGCGATTGGAGGAGATGTGTTTCCAGGTTCAACCCTTCTTGATCACATTCTACGTTTTGAACAAAATCCCAATATCAAAATGATCATTGCGCTTGGCGAACTGGGTGGACGTGCTGAATACGAAATTATTGAAGCAAAACAACAAAAGAAAATTACCAAACCAATTGTGATGTGGGTTTCGGGAACCTGTGCAAACCTTTTTCCTTTCTCAGTGCAATTTGGTCACGCTGGCGCCAAAGCCAATAAAGACGAGGAAACAGCGCAAGCAAAAAACAAAGCGCTCAAAAACGCAGGGATTACCGTACCTGAAAATTTTGAATCATTTGAAGCGACGATCCATAAAGTATATAACGAGCTAGTGCTGCAAAAAAAGATCATGCCTAAAACAGAAACACAACCTCCTGCTATTCCGCAAGACTACAATCAACTTGTAAAACAAGGATTAGTACGCAGACCTTCATCATTTACATCAACCATTTCAGATGATCGCGGCGATGAACCAACGTATAATAAAATCCCTATTTCTACCGTTGTGGAAAAAAACCTGAGTGTAGGAGATGTTATTGGTTTGCTCTGGTTCAAAAAACAATTGCCACCATACTTTAGCAAGTTTCTTAGCGAATGTATTATTCTATGTGCCGATCACGGACCAGCTGTTGCGACAGCACATAACGCCATGGTTGCTGCACGCGCGGGAAAAGATGTCATTAGCTCATTGATTGCCGGATTAAGCACCATCGGTCCAGTGCATGGTGGCGCGATTGACGATGCTGTAAAATATTTCAAAGATGCAGTTGATCGCAAACTCACCCCCGCAGTATTCATCGAAGAAATGAAACAAAAAGGCATTCGCATCCCCGGTATTGGACACCGTGTCAAATCTAAAAAGAATCCTGACAAACGTGTTGAGTTACTCAAAGATTTTGCCAAAAAGAACTTTCCACAAACAAAATATTTGCAATACGCATTAAGTGTTGAAGATGAAACAACCAAGAAAGCAGATTCTTTAATTCTCAATGTTGATGGCACTATCGCTGCGCTCTTCTTAGATGTGCTTGAAGGATCAAAATTATTCTCGGATGATGAAATTAAAGATATTGTTGCAGTGGGGTATATGAATGGAATTTTTGCAGTCTCACGTAGTATTGGCATCATTGGACATATTCTTGATCAGAAAAGATTAGGCGAAGGCTTGTATCGCCATCCCACAGATGATATTTGTTATTTGTAA
- a CDS encoding nucleotidyltransferase domain-containing protein, with translation MKTSMKELFFNHPTKQWHFEGLLKKCGLSRAQTNEWLKKLQAERLVKRVKPAGKMPYYVANYEEPHYQNSKRFFGLTALHEVGLLDYLVSLEKTDSVILFGSFARWDWHEGSDIDLFVYGDVDEVLVGRFAAKLKREIQIFSARNQKDLTKMGGPLLRNILKGMTIKGNIPLEVIKNAAV, from the coding sequence ATGAAGACTTCAATGAAAGAGCTGTTTTTCAACCATCCCACCAAGCAATGGCACTTTGAAGGGTTATTAAAAAAATGTGGATTAAGTCGAGCTCAAACCAATGAGTGGCTCAAGAAGCTACAGGCTGAAAGATTAGTGAAGCGAGTTAAACCGGCTGGCAAGATGCCGTATTATGTTGCAAATTATGAGGAACCACACTATCAAAATTCTAAAAGATTTTTTGGACTTACTGCGCTTCATGAAGTAGGTCTTTTAGACTATCTTGTCTCTCTTGAGAAGACTGATAGTGTTATTCTTTTTGGCAGCTTTGCCCGTTGGGATTGGCACGAGGGAAGTGATATTGATCTTTTTGTATACGGTGATGTTGATGAAGTTTTGGTAGGCAGATTTGCTGCAAAGCTTAAACGTGAGATACAGATATTTTCCGCAAGGAATCAGAAAGATCTTACAAAGATGGGGGGTCCATTACTGCGAAACATTCTAAAAGGAATGACCATAAAAGGAAACATCCCTCTTGAGGTAATTAAGAATGCGGCAGTATAA
- a CDS encoding FkbM family methyltransferase — translation MKKVRSYLFHKIIFPSKTFFWKWIHPKTIKREGILFNIQPEIVPYYIYSKNTFSRLLPIFNQHVNSKSIVVDVGASFGFYSLYCAKHLQAQKVIAIEPTSKSFELLNKNIKDNQTTNIEPIRTAIGDTKGEVALYLDKTCFGNNSLSIKTDQSEMVSLNKLDDIIPHADFIKIDTEGFEYKVIQGMTRLLKESRPVLLLELGQDAAPINLLLQEQEYVATTKIGHNQLFLPKEKLT, via the coding sequence ATGAAAAAAGTAAGATCCTATTTATTTCATAAAATAATATTTCCTTCAAAAACCTTCTTCTGGAAATGGATACACCCAAAAACAATCAAAAGAGAAGGAATTTTATTTAATATTCAGCCCGAGATTGTTCCGTATTATATTTATTCTAAAAATACATTTAGTCGACTGTTGCCAATCTTTAACCAGCATGTGAATAGTAAATCAATAGTGGTAGATGTTGGTGCTTCTTTTGGTTTTTATAGCCTATATTGTGCTAAACACCTCCAAGCACAAAAAGTAATTGCAATAGAACCAACTTCAAAATCATTTGAATTACTTAACAAAAACATCAAAGATAACCAAACTACCAACATAGAACCAATAAGAACAGCCATAGGTGATACGAAAGGCGAAGTTGCATTATATCTTGACAAAACGTGTTTTGGAAATAACAGCCTTTCCATAAAAACAGATCAAAGCGAAATGGTATCTTTAAACAAATTAGATGATATAATTCCCCATGCAGATTTTATCAAAATCGACACCGAAGGATTTGAATATAAAGTAATTCAAGGTATGACACGTTTACTTAAAGAAAGTCGACCAGTCTTATTATTAGAGCTCGGACAAGACGCTGCACCAATCAATCTCCTACTCCAAGAACAGGAGTATGTTGCCACGACCAAAATTGGACATAATCAATTATTTTTACCCAAAGAGAAATTGACATAA
- a CDS encoding glycosyltransferase family 2 protein, whose protein sequence is MDYVIIPAYNEGKNIGQVLTKTVKYIPSTHIIVVDDGSKDHTSQEAQKHDVITLRHNVNLGKGAALKTGCDYALTKGATRIVVMDADGQHDPAHIPHFFELLDSHDIIFGKRIITKSMPFVFRFGNTFINQVLRVLYGIKVEDSQCGYRSFNANIYPKIRWRVTDYFMETEMIVNAGKAKLTHTQYPIETIYGDRYKGTTVIDGVKIVLKMIAWRIFR, encoded by the coding sequence ATGGATTATGTGATTATTCCTGCTTATAACGAAGGAAAAAATATTGGACAAGTTCTTACTAAAACCGTTAAATACATCCCCTCAACACATATCATTGTCGTTGATGACGGCTCAAAAGATCACACCAGCCAGGAAGCGCAAAAGCATGATGTTATTACCCTACGCCACAATGTTAATCTTGGTAAAGGCGCAGCACTCAAAACCGGCTGCGATTATGCCCTTACTAAAGGAGCTACAAGAATAGTTGTTATGGATGCTGATGGCCAGCACGACCCAGCCCATATTCCCCATTTTTTTGAACTACTTGATTCACATGACATTATTTTTGGCAAACGCATCATTACCAAGAGCATGCCGTTTGTCTTTCGCTTCGGCAATACGTTTATAAATCAAGTTTTACGCGTACTCTACGGCATTAAAGTAGAAGATAGTCAATGTGGCTATCGTTCATTTAATGCAAATATTTATCCTAAAATTCGCTGGCGTGTAACAGATTATTTTATGGAAACTGAAATGATCGTTAATGCTGGAAAAGCAAAACTAACCCATACCCAATATCCTATTGAAACAATTTATGGCGACCGTTACAAAGGAACAACGGTAATTGATGGTGTCAAAATCGTCTTAAAAATGATCGCATGGAGGATCTTTCGATGA
- a CDS encoding DUF2304 domain-containing protein produces MSTTFWIQLLGIIFGVAMMYFTFVKYKRKEISSIECSIWMVGWIVLIALAIVPSILDAIIKPLNFYRRLDFFVVVGFFTILGLGFYNYSLVKKMERKMEQLVRETAVAHPHTQHTHHKESNNKEINKEPKNDENENR; encoded by the coding sequence ATGAGCACAACATTTTGGATTCAATTATTAGGAATTATTTTTGGCGTAGCCATGATGTATTTTACTTTTGTCAAATATAAACGCAAAGAAATTAGTAGTATAGAATGTAGTATTTGGATGGTGGGATGGATTGTTCTTATCGCACTCGCCATCGTCCCATCAATTCTTGATGCCATCATTAAACCTCTCAATTTTTATCGTCGCCTTGATTTTTTTGTAGTAGTAGGATTCTTTACCATTCTGGGTTTAGGTTTTTACAACTATAGCCTTGTAAAAAAAATGGAAAGAAAAATGGAACAACTTGTGCGTGAAACCGCAGTAGCGCACCCCCATACGCAGCACACCCACCATAAAGAAAGCAATAATAAAGAGATCAATAAAGAACCAAAAAACGACGAGAATGAGAATAGATAA
- a CDS encoding glycosyltransferase family 4 protein, which yields MKILVVCENYYPHFGGAEVVLSNLAEGYVKRGHEVSVVTHKFPQTPTQETHHGVIIKRVHSANSRYLFSFTGIWRTIKETKNIDIIQATTFNAAFPAWIAAKIRRKPVVLMVHEIWIGKWQKVTGFSWFKSAIHNLLERLIYIPNYDAYVSVSDATKKDLLSHGIKQNRIHRIYNGFDSTFWNPENFSPTQTQAIRKKYRTESEFLFFAWGRPGASKGFETLIDSMQELHKSHPHARLLMLLGSKDSYKPRYDALVQRIKDKKLEQVITIEESVPYEKLGNYILAADCVIIPSLAEGFGYTTLEAISLGTPVIVSDAGSLPEVVSGKYRMFKAGSTTELSKAMIHVMNNEFSTKEKKTFSWDETIKQYLTLYEKLLFLASSGRNVNNDNNESVAGGRSLRGSRTKDLHIERFEDAKKVKEEK from the coding sequence ATGAAAATTCTTGTCGTGTGTGAAAATTATTATCCTCATTTTGGAGGTGCAGAAGTAGTTCTGAGCAATCTTGCAGAGGGGTATGTTAAACGAGGACATGAAGTTAGCGTTGTAACACATAAATTTCCTCAAACGCCAACACAAGAAACACATCACGGCGTGATCATAAAACGTGTTCATTCTGCCAACTCCCGCTACCTCTTCAGCTTCACAGGAATCTGGCGAACGATCAAAGAAACAAAAAATATTGACATCATCCAAGCTACTACTTTCAACGCAGCATTTCCTGCATGGATTGCCGCAAAAATTCGACGTAAGCCCGTCGTTCTCATGGTACACGAAATCTGGATAGGTAAATGGCAAAAAGTCACTGGATTTTCTTGGTTCAAAAGCGCGATTCATAACTTATTGGAACGACTAATCTACATCCCCAATTATGATGCCTATGTCAGTGTTTCTGATGCCACTAAAAAAGATCTCCTCTCGCATGGCATAAAACAAAATAGAATACATCGAATTTATAACGGATTTGATTCCACTTTCTGGAACCCAGAGAACTTCTCACCAACACAAACCCAAGCAATTCGAAAAAAATACAGAACAGAAAGCGAATTTCTTTTCTTTGCCTGGGGCAGACCAGGAGCATCTAAAGGCTTTGAAACACTCATTGATTCTATGCAAGAGCTCCACAAAAGTCACCCACACGCACGACTCTTAATGCTCTTAGGATCAAAAGATTCCTATAAACCTCGCTATGACGCATTAGTCCAACGTATCAAAGACAAAAAACTCGAACAGGTTATTACTATAGAAGAATCGGTGCCCTACGAAAAATTAGGTAATTACATTCTCGCTGCAGACTGTGTGATTATACCTTCGCTTGCTGAAGGTTTTGGTTATACTACCCTCGAAGCAATAAGTCTTGGCACACCAGTAATCGTAAGTGATGCAGGGTCGTTGCCCGAAGTCGTCTCGGGGAAATATAGAATGTTTAAAGCTGGATCAACCACTGAACTTAGCAAAGCAATGATACACGTCATGAATAATGAATTTTCTACCAAAGAAAAAAAGACTTTTTCCTGGGACGAAACCATTAAACAGTACCTTACATTATATGAGAAATTACTTTTTTTAGCATCATCAGGTCGAAACGTAAACAATGACAATAACGAGTCCGTCGCGGGGGGACGCTCCCTCCGGGGAAGCAGGACAAAAGATTTGCACATTGAACGTTTCGAAGATGCTAAAAAAGTAAAAGAAGAAAAATGA
- a CDS encoding NDP-hexose 2,3-dehydratase family protein, giving the protein MNILTWFKEEQQKSTLQQKIIPLTESKEWHITSQGKLEKKDGKYYEVVIVAYQKPGEPWYENAMIHSTSPHQFQERQAHGVVLLAQYKDKFLVQAKAEAGNSTPGHIVLTTTIQSNHENVNKYPIPYKDLITKPALFRFAAPQDAGMFYGKHNEYLFVQLQTQTPTQDHFFWATLEEIKELQKLNLVGDHLTQMLGHIMISGVMEIKNGVKSSKIKKIGVQE; this is encoded by the coding sequence ATGAACATCCTCACTTGGTTTAAAGAAGAACAGCAGAAAAGTACACTTCAACAAAAGATTATTCCCCTTACAGAATCAAAAGAATGGCACATAACATCACAAGGTAAACTTGAAAAAAAAGATGGAAAATATTACGAAGTCGTAATTGTTGCATATCAAAAACCTGGTGAGCCATGGTATGAAAATGCCATGATCCATTCAACATCACCACATCAATTTCAAGAACGTCAAGCACATGGAGTAGTGCTCTTAGCGCAATACAAAGACAAATTTCTCGTGCAAGCTAAAGCAGAAGCAGGAAACTCGACACCCGGTCACATCGTTCTCACCACCACTATCCAATCAAACCATGAGAACGTCAACAAATATCCTATCCCCTACAAAGACCTTATCACAAAGCCTGCTTTATTCCGTTTTGCTGCTCCACAAGACGCAGGCATGTTCTATGGAAAACATAACGAATATCTCTTTGTGCAACTTCAAACACAGACCCCAACGCAAGATCATTTTTTTTGGGCAACACTTGAAGAAATAAAAGAGTTACAAAAACTCAATCTAGTAGGAGACCATCTTACCCAAATGTTAGGGCACATTATGATCTCAGGCGTAATGGAAATAAAAAATGGAGTAAAAAGTTCGAAAATAAAAAAGATAGGGGTGCAAGAGTGA
- a CDS encoding glycosyltransferase family 4 protein — protein MKILLVHELFMPDFAGGGEKLVYETAKKLVEQGHEVRVLTTGDSKITHYEKIPTKRLKRSRFLLNLAFYSIYKEAKWADIIQTATYNGCFPSWLIGKIQRKPVLLFVMSFWGKQWQELRPGFKGTISKIIERIQVNRSYTKKIFLSTFSQQFAQEHNINTEKSIIIHPGVDTQHYKPLVKEPFILFSGRFARQKGVYDVLAVAAKLPQHKFVMMGWGEEEAKLKAQATPNVTFSPMRLKDGTPFFEMYGKSQVFFLPSYGETFGFTVVEAMAAGCAIVSTVPLEYEGYACKIGDIEDMAHAIDKLMKHADRATKMGEKNFVLAKQYTWEKFGKELERVYEDIMKERKKTKNKIL, from the coding sequence GTGAAAATTCTTCTTGTCCATGAATTATTCATGCCTGACTTTGCCGGTGGTGGAGAAAAGCTTGTTTATGAAACCGCCAAAAAACTTGTTGAACAAGGTCATGAGGTGCGTGTGCTAACAACGGGTGATTCTAAAATCACACACTACGAAAAAATCCCAACCAAACGTCTTAAACGCAGTCGCTTCCTGCTTAATCTTGCATTCTATTCTATTTACAAAGAAGCAAAATGGGCAGACATCATCCAAACCGCAACGTATAATGGGTGCTTTCCTTCATGGCTGATTGGAAAAATCCAGCGTAAGCCCGTTTTATTATTTGTCATGAGTTTTTGGGGCAAACAATGGCAAGAATTACGACCAGGATTCAAAGGCACTATATCTAAAATTATCGAAAGAATCCAAGTCAACCGTTCTTATACCAAAAAGATTTTTCTTAGTACATTCTCTCAACAGTTTGCCCAAGAACATAATATCAACACAGAAAAATCAATAATCATCCATCCTGGCGTTGATACGCAACATTACAAACCACTCGTCAAAGAACCATTCATTCTCTTTAGTGGTCGTTTCGCCAGGCAAAAAGGTGTGTATGACGTACTTGCCGTTGCTGCAAAATTGCCTCAACATAAGTTTGTGATGATGGGATGGGGCGAAGAGGAAGCAAAACTCAAAGCACAAGCAACACCCAATGTAACATTCTCACCTATGCGACTTAAAGATGGCACACCATTTTTTGAAATGTATGGCAAATCCCAAGTCTTCTTTCTGCCATCCTACGGCGAAACATTTGGTTTTACTGTTGTTGAAGCCATGGCCGCTGGCTGTGCGATCGTCTCAACAGTTCCGCTAGAATACGAGGGATACGCTTGCAAGATTGGAGATATTGAGGACATGGCTCATGCCATTGATAAACTGATGAAACACGCAGATAGAGCTACTAAGATGGGAGAGAAGAATTTTGTATTAGCTAAACAATATACCTGGGAGAAGTTTGGTAAGGAATTGGAAAGAGTTTATGAAGATATTATGAAAGAAAGGAAAAAAACTAAAAATAAAATTCTCTAA
- a CDS encoding NUDIX domain-containing protein has product MSHLHDKIDFTVEVFIVCGNEVLLRIHDKYKFWLSVGGHIELDEDPCQAAIREVKEEVGLDVTLYHDNSYLLRQDEKYKELIAPCFMNRHRISSTHEHISLVYFGIATTKDLILCDNEKSDGCKWFTSEELDDPVYGVREQVKIYAKRAIAVVGTGRKEA; this is encoded by the coding sequence ATGTCCCATCTTCATGATAAAATTGATTTTACTGTAGAGGTATTTATTGTCTGTGGTAACGAGGTTTTGTTACGAATTCATGATAAGTATAAATTTTGGTTAAGTGTGGGTGGTCATATTGAGCTTGATGAAGATCCTTGTCAAGCAGCTATTCGTGAGGTTAAAGAGGAAGTTGGTCTTGATGTCACCCTTTATCATGATAATTCATATTTATTGCGACAAGATGAAAAGTACAAAGAATTGATAGCTCCTTGCTTTATGAATCGACATCGAATCAGTTCAACACATGAGCATATCAGTCTAGTTTATTTTGGCATTGCAACAACAAAAGATCTTATTCTTTGTGATAATGAAAAAAGTGATGGGTGTAAATGGTTTACGAGTGAGGAATTAGATGATCCCGTTTATGGGGTTCGAGAACAGGTTAAGATATATGCAAAACGTGCTATTGCTGTAGTTGGTACTGGTAGAAAAGAAGCGTAA
- a CDS encoding SDR family NAD(P)-dependent oxidoreductase, translated as MDWSNKNVFITGADGFIGGWIAKVLVERGANVVVLARDDKKESALKLHHIEHKVNIVHGDITDFSLLRRIINEYEIEYCFHLAAQALVQIANRSPLSTFETNIKGTWTLLEAVREVASPRFKALIVASTDKAYGIHEELPYTEESELRGIYPYDASKVCADVLARCYHKMYNLPICVTRKANIYGGADINFGRIVPDTFKSIITGQELIIRSDGTPQRDYMYVEDAADAYITLAENMHRPEIVGQAFNFSSEKPVSVLELVNTIVKVAGKQVQPKVLGQAKGEIDVQYLSRAKAEKLLGWKPRHSLEQGLSKTLEWYKGYFGKK; from the coding sequence ATGGATTGGTCAAACAAAAACGTCTTTATCACTGGTGCTGATGGTTTCATTGGTGGCTGGATTGCCAAAGTTCTCGTAGAACGTGGAGCCAACGTCGTAGTCCTAGCCAGAGATGACAAAAAAGAATCCGCCCTCAAACTTCATCACATAGAACATAAAGTGAATATTGTCCACGGCGACATCACTGACTTTTCCCTTCTCCGCCGTATCATCAATGAATACGAAATCGAATATTGTTTCCATCTCGCCGCGCAAGCCCTTGTGCAGATTGCCAATCGTTCACCATTAAGCACATTTGAAACCAACATCAAAGGTACCTGGACATTACTCGAAGCAGTACGCGAAGTTGCCTCCCCTCGATTTAAAGCATTAATTGTTGCTTCAACCGACAAGGCGTATGGCATTCATGAAGAACTTCCGTATACTGAAGAATCAGAATTGCGAGGAATATATCCTTATGACGCATCCAAAGTCTGTGCTGACGTCTTAGCTCGCTGTTATCACAAAATGTACAATTTGCCAATCTGTGTTACACGTAAAGCCAACATCTATGGAGGAGCTGACATTAATTTTGGACGTATTGTTCCCGACACATTCAAATCAATCATCACCGGACAAGAACTCATCATTCGTAGCGATGGTACCCCTCAGCGTGATTACATGTACGTTGAAGACGCCGCAGATGCTTATATCACATTAGCAGAAAATATGCACCGACCTGAAATTGTTGGACAAGCATTCAACTTTTCTTCAGAAAAACCCGTCAGTGTTCTTGAACTTGTCAACACCATTGTTAAAGTTGCTGGCAAACAAGTTCAACCCAAAGTCTTAGGACAAGCCAAAGGTGAAATTGACGTACAGTACCTCTCCCGAGCCAAAGCAGAAAAACTTCTTGGCTGGAAACCACGTCATTCGCTTGAACAAGGGTTGAGTAAGACACTCGAATGGTACAAGGGATATTTTGGGAAGAAGTAG
- a CDS encoding HAD family phosphatase produces MSYRALIFDWGGVLIDNPAQALLDYCATRFDTTRDELKAVLDPHFADFQRGRIEEDTLWEIAAMKLGCEKPKIFSLWGEAFRCVYQPKSEMFDLVREVRAAGYKTGFLSNTEEAPRRFFAEQGYHALFDATVFSCAEGIVKPETAIYLLELERLGVKANKSVFIDDNQTYVDGARAVGITGILFESPQQVRQELQKLGFKI; encoded by the coding sequence ATGTCTTATCGCGCATTGATTTTTGATTGGGGTGGAGTTTTGATAGATAATCCTGCACAAGCTCTTCTGGATTATTGTGCTACACGTTTTGATACTACTCGTGATGAACTTAAAGCAGTCTTAGATCCCCATTTTGCTGATTTTCAACGAGGTCGAATTGAGGAAGATACTCTCTGGGAAATTGCTGCGATGAAATTAGGTTGCGAAAAGCCTAAGATTTTTTCATTATGGGGAGAAGCTTTTCGTTGTGTATATCAACCAAAAAGTGAAATGTTTGATCTTGTACGTGAAGTACGAGCCGCTGGATATAAAACAGGGTTTCTTTCAAACACGGAAGAAGCTCCAAGACGTTTCTTCGCCGAACAGGGATATCATGCTCTTTTTGATGCAACGGTTTTTTCCTGCGCAGAGGGTATAGTTAAGCCTGAAACAGCAATTTATCTATTGGAATTGGAACGATTGGGTGTCAAAGCAAATAAATCTGTTTTCATTGATGATAATCAAACCTATGTTGATGGTGCGAGAGCTGTAGGAATTACCGGAATTTTGTTTGAGAGCCCACAGCAGGTTCGTCAAGAATTACAAAAATTAGGGTTTAAAATTTAG